One Rhizobiales bacterium GAS188 DNA window includes the following coding sequences:
- a CDS encoding GTP-binding protein HflX produces the protein MTKSFSGNGHQELEEGVPSRAAPTRALIIGPYSTRKSAARASGGGPSAGLAEERSASERLDEATKLAGAIDLVVVDSIIVPVNDIRPATYIGSGKVEELAARVKAEEIDLAVVDCALSPVQQRNLEKALGAKVIDRTALILEIFGERARTREGSLQVEHAHLTHQKSRLVRSWTHLERQRGGFGFLGGPGETQIEADRRQIEERIAKIERDLDAVKRTRALHRRQRRRGTHPVVALVGYTNAGKSTLFNRLTAAGVVAKDMLFATLDPTARLISLPHGESVYLIDTVGFISDLPTSLIAAFRATLEDVLDADLIIHVRDVSHAENEAQRRDVEDVLAELGLDRSSHPILEVHNKIDLLHGERAPALANGDAAAADHEPIGISALTGDGIDELLAAIETMLFRNRDVFDLVIPGTDGRGRAWVYEHAEVLSAEEDTGGSARLMVRVSRDRSAELLRLVAAGGGEVSVHP, from the coding sequence ATGACGAAATCCTTTTCGGGCAACGGGCATCAGGAACTCGAAGAGGGCGTTCCGAGCCGGGCCGCGCCGACACGCGCCCTGATCATCGGCCCCTATTCGACGCGCAAGAGCGCCGCGCGCGCCTCGGGCGGCGGCCCGTCGGCAGGCCTTGCGGAGGAGCGCTCGGCGAGCGAGCGTCTCGACGAGGCGACGAAGCTCGCGGGCGCCATCGATCTCGTGGTCGTCGATTCCATCATCGTCCCCGTCAACGACATCAGGCCCGCCACCTATATCGGCTCGGGCAAGGTCGAGGAGCTTGCCGCCAGGGTCAAAGCGGAGGAGATCGATCTCGCGGTCGTCGATTGCGCGCTGTCGCCGGTGCAGCAGCGCAATCTCGAGAAGGCGCTCGGCGCCAAGGTCATCGACCGCACCGCGCTGATCCTCGAGATCTTCGGCGAACGGGCCCGCACCCGCGAAGGCTCGTTGCAGGTCGAGCACGCCCATCTCACTCACCAGAAGAGCCGGCTGGTTCGCTCCTGGACCCATCTCGAGCGCCAGCGCGGCGGTTTCGGCTTCCTCGGTGGCCCGGGTGAAACGCAGATCGAGGCGGATCGCCGCCAGATCGAGGAGCGGATCGCCAAGATCGAGCGCGATCTCGATGCGGTGAAGCGCACGCGCGCCCTGCATCGGCGGCAGCGCCGGCGCGGCACTCATCCCGTGGTGGCTCTGGTCGGCTACACCAATGCGGGCAAGTCGACGCTCTTCAATCGCCTCACCGCGGCTGGCGTCGTCGCCAAGGACATGCTGTTCGCCACTCTCGATCCGACGGCTCGGTTGATCAGCTTGCCGCATGGCGAGAGCGTCTATCTCATCGACACGGTGGGCTTCATCTCCGACCTGCCGACCTCGCTGATCGCGGCCTTCCGGGCGACGCTCGAGGACGTGCTCGACGCCGATCTGATCATCCATGTGCGCGATGTGTCGCATGCCGAGAACGAGGCGCAGCGCCGCGATGTCGAGGATGTGCTGGCCGAGCTCGGGCTCGATCGCAGCTCGCATCCGATCCTCGAGGTGCACAACAAGATCGACCTGCTGCATGGCGAGCGCGCTCCCGCGCTGGCGAACGGGGACGCCGCCGCGGCCGACCATGAGCCGATCGGCATCTCGGCGCTGACCGGCGACGGGATCGACGAGCTTCTGGCCGCCATCGAGACCATGCTGTTCCGCAACCGCGATGTCTTCGACCTCGTCATCCCCGGCACGGATGGGCGCGGGCGGGCCTGGGTCTATGAGCATGCTGAAGTGCTCTCGGCCGAGGAGGATACCGGCGGCAGCGCCCGTCTGATGGTGCGCGTCTCGCGCGATCGCTCGGCCGAGCTTTTGCGGCTCGTGGCTGCGGGCGGCGGCGAGGTCTCGGTGCATCCCTGA
- a CDS encoding transcriptional regulator, IclR family, whose protein sequence is MVTESSSNAERAAEILIHLGQAGPAGLSLQLLAEKLADPKSATRRALVALSKRGFVEGTGRRGQYRLGPAIYGLANRTGSINEFVERFRPAVIAVAARTGQSSYLLVRAGFDAICVDMHEGTAFVQTLTGGIGGRVPLGIGSGSISILTGLDPTTREAIIKENQHRYGHYNKIDIQHVRSRVERAVKLGYSYDIAETYAEAAGVAVPVRLNTAGVIAAISIAIPAAQLDPERAHSIAHLIRGEIEKHSH, encoded by the coding sequence ATGGTCACTGAGAGCTCGAGCAATGCCGAGCGCGCCGCCGAGATCCTGATCCATCTCGGACAGGCGGGGCCCGCGGGCTTGTCGCTGCAGCTGCTCGCCGAAAAGCTGGCCGATCCGAAATCGGCGACGCGGCGGGCTTTGGTAGCCCTGTCCAAGCGAGGTTTTGTCGAGGGAACGGGCCGGCGCGGCCAATATCGCCTGGGCCCCGCCATCTATGGCCTCGCCAACCGGACGGGTTCGATCAATGAATTCGTCGAGCGCTTCCGCCCGGCCGTGATCGCGGTCGCGGCGCGGACCGGGCAGTCGAGCTACCTTTTGGTGCGGGCCGGCTTCGACGCCATCTGCGTCGACATGCATGAGGGAACCGCTTTCGTCCAGACCCTGACGGGAGGGATCGGCGGCCGGGTGCCGCTCGGCATCGGGTCCGGCAGCATCAGCATTCTCACCGGGCTCGATCCGACGACGCGCGAGGCCATCATCAAAGAGAACCAGCACCGCTACGGCCATTACAACAAGATCGATATCCAGCATGTGCGCAGCCGCGTGGAGCGCGCCGTCAAGCTCGGCTACAGCTACGATATCGCGGAGACCTATGCCGAGGCCGCCGGTGTCGCGGTGCCGGTCAGGTTGAACACTGCCGGCGTCATCGCGGCGATATCAATCGCCATTCCGGCCGCGCAACTCGATCCCGAGCGCGCCCATAGCATCGCGCATCTGATCCGCGGCGAGATCGAGAAACACAGTCATTAG
- a CDS encoding peptide/nickel transport system substrate-binding protein, whose translation MIFRKLLVRTVAAGLALASFGSEAQTLRVAVPGNDMGSLDPFRATATLDVNVVNWLFNGLVRIERGKVNPELIEPDLAESWTSTPDKKVWVFKLRDGVQCNGGYGVLTADDVVFSLGRAASKATSSFFADYAAFQSVEAVDPKTVKITLKESVPSLLGLLVPYHGGNIVCRKAVEALGPEFARNPVGTGPFAVVDYQPQQYVRLKANENYFRGAPHIKEILFRYMDSDSSRDLAYQTGEIDLVNGRFEDSWLKRMAQLPSTTVEVLGPAELHALYLNMAQKPLDDIRVRQAIAYAIDRDAMVQFRGTSMTKPADSVIPRGFLGHAEVPLIKHDVAKAKQLLAEAGYPNGITLKVVQTTLPAMLTTMQVVQAQLSKAGINLDLALVDHPTFHAQIRQDLSSIVYYGAARFPVADTYLTQFFDSKSIVGKATAVTNFAHCDVADAEIAAARVEPDLQKQKALWATAQRKIVDAVCAIPLYEMGQPWAWSDKLAFAYKVEGSLGLSPPIDETTRLGNGH comes from the coding sequence ATGATCTTCAGGAAACTGCTTGTCAGGACCGTGGCGGCGGGCTTGGCCCTCGCCTCATTCGGCAGCGAGGCTCAGACCCTCAGGGTCGCGGTGCCCGGCAACGACATGGGAAGCCTCGATCCGTTCCGCGCCACCGCGACGCTCGACGTCAATGTGGTCAATTGGCTGTTCAACGGGCTGGTGCGGATAGAGCGGGGCAAGGTCAACCCCGAACTGATCGAGCCTGATCTCGCGGAGAGCTGGACCTCGACGCCAGACAAGAAGGTGTGGGTCTTCAAGCTGCGCGACGGTGTCCAATGCAATGGCGGTTACGGCGTTTTGACGGCCGACGATGTCGTCTTCTCGCTTGGGCGCGCGGCAAGCAAGGCGACCTCGAGCTTCTTTGCCGATTATGCGGCCTTCCAAAGCGTCGAGGCCGTCGATCCCAAGACCGTCAAGATCACGCTGAAAGAGTCGGTGCCGAGCCTGCTCGGCCTCCTGGTTCCCTATCACGGCGGCAACATCGTCTGCCGCAAGGCCGTGGAAGCGCTCGGGCCCGAATTCGCCCGCAATCCTGTCGGCACCGGCCCCTTCGCGGTCGTCGATTATCAACCCCAGCAATATGTGAGGTTGAAGGCCAACGAGAACTATTTCCGCGGCGCTCCGCATATCAAGGAAATCCTGTTCCGTTACATGGACTCGGATTCGAGCCGCGATCTTGCCTACCAGACCGGCGAGATCGATCTCGTCAACGGACGCTTCGAGGATAGCTGGCTGAAACGCATGGCGCAGCTCCCTTCGACGACCGTGGAGGTGCTCGGCCCGGCCGAGCTGCATGCTCTCTATCTCAACATGGCGCAGAAGCCGCTGGACGATATCCGCGTCCGCCAGGCCATCGCTTACGCGATCGACCGCGACGCCATGGTCCAGTTCCGCGGCACCTCGATGACCAAGCCGGCGGACTCGGTCATTCCGCGCGGCTTCCTGGGCCATGCTGAGGTGCCGCTCATCAAGCATGACGTCGCCAAGGCGAAGCAACTTCTGGCGGAAGCAGGCTACCCCAACGGCATCACCCTCAAGGTGGTCCAGACGACGCTGCCGGCCATGCTGACCACGATGCAGGTGGTGCAGGCCCAGTTGAGCAAGGCCGGCATCAATCTCGACCTTGCGCTCGTCGATCATCCGACTTTCCACGCGCAGATCCGGCAGGACCTGTCCTCCATCGTGTATTACGGCGCGGCGCGCTTTCCGGTGGCCGACACCTATCTGACGCAGTTCTTCGATTCGAAGAGCATTGTCGGCAAGGCAACCGCGGTGACGAACTTCGCGCATTGCGATGTCGCCGATGCGGAAATCGCGGCTGCCCGCGTCGAGCCCGATCTCCAAAAGCAGAAGGCGTTATGGGCCACCGCCCAGAGAAAAATCGTCGATGCCGTCTGCGCCATCCCGCTCTACGAGATGGGGCAGCCCTGGGCCTGGAGCGACAAGCTGGCCTTCGCCTACAAGGTGGAGGGGTCGCTCGGGCTTTCGCCGCCCATCGATGAGACGACGCGTCTCGGCAATGGTCACTGA
- a CDS encoding polyhydroxyalkanoate synthase produces the protein MADLPFATITPPDPVQLSRNLNRIADRSQRLVQDFLSRSPELGSLGMSDPASVGSAFIELTTKMMADPSAVAHAQIDLWNENLALWQQMTGRFFGLTEAQDQRSDRRFKNPEWTKNAVFDYIKQSYLISSKAILSSVHGVKGLDQNSARKVDFYSRQFVDAISPSNFVATNPEVLRTTLESGGENLVNGLANLLEDIERGKGRLSIKMTDMEAFRLGENLATTPGKVIYQNEMMQLIQYAPSTKKVRKTPLLIVPPWINKFYVLDLKPQNSFVRWLVGQGHAVFVISWVNPDARLSGKSFEDYMKEGPLAALDAIETATGEREANLIGYCLGGTLLACTAAYLTATRDNRIKSATYLVTMVDFTDVGDMAVFIDEEQLAALETRMQERGFLEARDMATSFNLLRANDLVWSFVVSNYLLGKEPLPFDLLFWNADATRMPAVMHSFYLRKMYHENRLSIAGGITLAGVPIDLRRIETPTFMLSTREDHIAPWRSTYAATKIYKGPIKFVLSASGHMAGVISPPGGKYGHWQNDTLPETPDEWMAGATAHAGSWWPVWDEWVSEHSGGLVKARQPGTGALKSIEDAPGSYVRVRAET, from the coding sequence ATGGCAGATCTTCCCTTTGCGACCATCACTCCTCCCGATCCCGTTCAGTTATCCCGCAACCTGAATCGCATTGCGGATCGGAGCCAACGCCTGGTCCAGGATTTTCTCAGCCGCAGCCCGGAGCTCGGCTCGCTGGGGATGAGCGATCCGGCGAGCGTCGGCAGCGCGTTCATCGAGCTCACGACCAAGATGATGGCGGATCCCAGCGCGGTGGCACACGCTCAGATCGATCTTTGGAACGAAAACCTAGCCCTTTGGCAGCAAATGACGGGGCGCTTTTTCGGTTTGACCGAAGCACAAGACCAGCGAAGCGATCGTCGCTTCAAGAATCCCGAATGGACCAAGAATGCGGTCTTCGACTATATCAAGCAAAGCTACTTGATTTCGTCCAAGGCTATTTTGTCGAGCGTGCACGGCGTCAAAGGGTTGGACCAGAATTCCGCGCGCAAAGTGGATTTCTACAGCAGACAGTTCGTGGACGCGATCTCCCCGTCGAATTTCGTCGCGACCAATCCCGAAGTGCTTCGCACGACGCTGGAAAGTGGGGGAGAGAACCTCGTCAACGGCCTCGCCAACCTCCTCGAAGATATCGAGCGCGGCAAGGGGCGGCTTTCGATCAAGATGACGGACATGGAGGCCTTCCGTCTCGGCGAAAACCTCGCCACGACGCCCGGAAAGGTGATCTATCAGAACGAAATGATGCAGCTGATCCAGTATGCCCCATCCACGAAGAAAGTGCGGAAGACCCCCCTCCTCATCGTGCCGCCCTGGATCAACAAATTTTATGTCCTCGATCTCAAACCCCAGAACTCGTTTGTCCGTTGGCTGGTCGGTCAGGGTCACGCGGTCTTCGTGATTTCATGGGTGAACCCGGACGCCCGGCTTTCCGGCAAGAGCTTTGAAGATTACATGAAAGAGGGGCCGCTCGCCGCGCTGGATGCCATCGAGACTGCCACGGGCGAACGGGAGGCCAATCTGATCGGATACTGCCTCGGCGGCACGCTGCTCGCGTGCACAGCGGCCTATCTGACGGCGACACGCGACAATCGAATCAAGAGCGCGACATATCTCGTCACCATGGTCGATTTCACCGATGTCGGCGACATGGCGGTGTTCATCGACGAGGAGCAGCTCGCCGCGTTGGAGACCCGCATGCAGGAGCGCGGCTTCCTCGAGGCACGCGATATGGCGACCTCCTTCAATCTCCTGCGGGCAAACGACCTTGTCTGGTCATTCGTCGTGAGCAATTACCTGCTCGGCAAGGAGCCGCTTCCGTTCGATCTGCTTTTCTGGAATGCAGATGCGACCCGCATGCCCGCGGTGATGCACAGCTTCTATCTTCGCAAAATGTATCACGAGAACAGGCTCTCCATTGCAGGCGGGATCACGCTTGCAGGCGTTCCCATCGATCTTCGCCGGATTGAAACTCCAACATTCATGCTGTCGACGCGCGAGGATCACATCGCACCCTGGCGCTCGACCTACGCCGCTACCAAGATCTACAAAGGACCGATCAAATTCGTGCTCTCAGCATCGGGCCACATGGCCGGGGTGATTAGCCCGCCCGGCGGCAAATATGGTCATTGGCAGAACGACACGCTGCCGGAAACTCCGGATGAATGGATGGCGGGAGCGACGGCTCATGCCGGCTCCTGGTGGCCGGTATGGGACGAGTGGGTTTCGGAACATTCCGGCGGCCTGGTGAAGGCTCGCCAACCCGGGACCGGGGCGCTGAAATCGATCGAGGACGCGCCCGGGTCATATGTCCGAGTTCGCGCCGAGACCTGA
- a CDS encoding trk system potassium uptake protein TrkA, which yields MKVLICGAGAVGRAIAERLADERNSVTLVDISSDALARLADELDVVTIEGHGSHPDVLYRAGAADCDILFAVTPSDEVNITACTVSHTLFNVPTKIARVRAAAYRTSDWADLFARDRVPIDATISPDIEVAEAIARLVTMPGVGESGSFCRGQVLGFSVECQAGSPAVAGPLREVNGRFPGLDATVVGKMRAGKVSVVGAEHVLEPGDVAYVVAAVVNIGEVLAFFGHGARAPRRVIIAGSGHVGVRAGELIGKALPDVKVRFIDTVRERALSAAEALPHSLALLGSALDESILRDAGVDGADLFFAASNDDAANLLSGALAKKLGSRRSASLLSAPGYRALIGDLKIDAAIDPTALTVSKALRHIRRGKIRALLSLEQGRAEMIEAEALAPSALVGRPLRDLDITEGIRIGAVFRQGQVLAPTGDTVIAAHDRLVVFSTADKYKEIEQIFRVSLEFF from the coding sequence ATGAAGGTGCTTATCTGTGGAGCCGGTGCGGTCGGGCGTGCCATCGCCGAAAGGCTGGCCGACGAGCGCAACAGCGTCACCTTGGTCGATATTTCCTCGGATGCCCTGGCGCGGCTCGCCGACGAGCTCGACGTCGTCACCATCGAAGGACACGGCTCGCATCCAGACGTGCTCTATCGGGCAGGGGCGGCCGATTGCGATATCCTGTTCGCCGTCACGCCCTCGGACGAGGTCAACATCACGGCCTGCACCGTGTCGCACACCTTGTTCAACGTGCCGACCAAGATCGCGCGCGTGCGGGCGGCCGCCTATCGCACCAGCGATTGGGCCGATCTCTTCGCGCGTGACCGTGTGCCCATCGACGCGACGATCTCGCCCGATATCGAGGTCGCCGAGGCGATCGCGCGCCTGGTCACCATGCCGGGCGTCGGCGAGAGCGGCTCCTTCTGTCGCGGGCAGGTGCTCGGCTTCTCGGTCGAGTGCCAGGCGGGATCTCCTGCGGTCGCCGGCCCGTTGCGCGAGGTCAATGGCCGCTTCCCCGGCCTCGATGCCACCGTGGTCGGCAAGATGCGCGCCGGCAAGGTGAGCGTGGTCGGCGCCGAACATGTGCTCGAGCCAGGCGATGTGGCCTATGTGGTCGCGGCGGTGGTCAATATCGGCGAGGTGCTGGCCTTCTTCGGCCATGGCGCGCGGGCGCCGCGGCGCGTGATCATCGCCGGCAGCGGCCATGTCGGCGTGCGCGCCGGCGAATTGATCGGCAAAGCCTTGCCCGACGTGAAGGTGCGCTTCATCGACACCGTCCGCGAAAGGGCGCTGTCAGCTGCCGAGGCGCTGCCGCATTCGCTGGCGCTGCTCGGCAGCGCGCTCGACGAATCCATCCTGCGCGATGCGGGCGTCGACGGCGCCGACCTGTTCTTCGCGGCCTCGAATGACGACGCGGCGAACCTGCTCTCGGGCGCGCTCGCCAAGAAGCTCGGCAGCCGGCGCTCGGCCTCGCTGCTCAGCGCTCCGGGCTATCGGGCCCTGATCGGCGATCTCAAGATCGATGCGGCGATCGACCCGACGGCCTTGACCGTCTCCAAGGCGCTCCGGCATATCAGGCGCGGCAAGATCCGCGCCCTCCTGTCGCTCGAGCAGGGGCGCGCCGAGATGATCGAGGCGGAGGCGCTTGCTCCGTCGGCCCTGGTCGGACGGCCGCTGCGCGATCTCGACATCACCGAGGGCATCAGGATCGGGGCGGTATTCCGCCAGGGACAGGTGCTGGCACCGACCGGCGACACCGTCATTGCCGCCCATGACCGGCTCGTCGTCTTCTCGACCGCCGATAAATATAAGGAGATCGAGCAGATTTTCCGGGTCAGCCTGGAATTCTTCTGA
- a CDS encoding two-component system, NtrC family, nitrogen regulation response regulator NtrX, with protein MKGADILIVDDEADIRELVAGILEDEGYRARIADGADEAFEAIEARKPHLVFLDIWLQGSRLDGLQILDRVKQLHADVPVVMISGHGNIETAVSAIRRGAYDFIEKPFKADRLVLVADRALEASRLRREVRELKSQSIQASRIIGQSSAMVQLRAAVERIAATNARVMITGSPGSGKELAARTIHQLSTRAGGAFVAINAATITPENMETALFGIEQGPNGQRVTGALEEAHGGTIYLDEVADMPKETQSKILRVLVDQNFQRVGGSTRVHVDVRVISSSARDLATDIGEGRFREDLFHRLSVVPLRIPSLSERREDIPDLIDFFMEQISSAGGLPKRGMAEDALAILQSHEWPGNVRELRNNVERLMILCGGDPNAAINADMLPQEVGSRVPSSPNGAGGEKFMAMPLREAREIFEREYLIAQISRFGGNVSRTAEFIGMERSALHRKLKTLGVG; from the coding sequence GTGAAGGGCGCGGATATTCTGATCGTCGACGACGAGGCGGACATTCGCGAGCTCGTCGCTGGAATCCTCGAGGATGAGGGCTATCGGGCGCGCATCGCCGACGGGGCCGACGAGGCCTTTGAGGCGATCGAGGCGCGCAAGCCCCATCTCGTCTTCCTCGACATCTGGCTGCAAGGCTCGCGGCTGGACGGGCTGCAGATCCTCGATCGCGTCAAGCAATTGCATGCCGATGTGCCGGTGGTGATGATCTCGGGCCACGGCAATATCGAGACGGCGGTTTCGGCCATCAGGCGCGGCGCCTATGATTTCATCGAGAAGCCCTTCAAGGCCGATCGCCTGGTCCTGGTCGCTGACCGGGCGCTCGAAGCCTCGCGCTTGAGGCGCGAGGTCAGGGAGCTGAAATCGCAATCGATCCAGGCGAGCCGCATCATCGGCCAATCCTCGGCGATGGTGCAGCTGCGCGCCGCCGTCGAGCGCATCGCCGCCACCAATGCACGCGTGATGATCACCGGCTCTCCCGGCTCCGGCAAGGAGCTCGCGGCGCGCACCATCCATCAGCTCTCGACCCGTGCCGGCGGCGCCTTCGTCGCCATCAACGCCGCGACCATCACGCCCGAGAACATGGAGACGGCGCTGTTCGGCATCGAGCAGGGCCCGAACGGTCAGCGCGTGACCGGCGCGCTCGAGGAAGCCCATGGCGGCACGATCTATCTCGACGAGGTCGCCGACATGCCCAAGGAGACGCAGAGCAAGATCCTGCGCGTCCTGGTCGACCAGAACTTCCAGCGCGTCGGCGGCTCGACGCGTGTGCATGTCGATGTCCGGGTGATTTCCTCCTCCGCCCGTGATCTCGCGACCGACATTGGCGAAGGGCGCTTCCGCGAGGACCTGTTCCATCGCCTTTCGGTCGTGCCCCTGCGCATACCCTCGCTCTCCGAGCGGCGCGAGGACATTCCCGACCTCATCGACTTCTTCATGGAGCAGATCTCCTCGGCCGGCGGGCTGCCGAAGCGGGGCATGGCCGAGGACGCGCTCGCCATCCTGCAGTCGCATGAATGGCCAGGCAATGTGCGCGAGCTGCGCAACAACGTCGAAAGGCTGATGATCCTGTGTGGCGGTGATCCCAATGCCGCCATCAATGCCGACATGCTGCCCCAGGAGGTGGGGTCGCGCGTGCCGAGCTCGCCCAATGGCGCGGGCGGCGAGAAGTTCATGGCCATGCCGCTGCGCGAGGCTCGCGAGATCTTCGAGCGCGAATATCTCATTGCGCAGATCAGCCGCTTTGGTGGAAATGTCTCGCGGACCGCCGAGTTCATCGGCATGGAGCGCTCGGCGTTGCACCGCAAATTGAAGACGCTCGGGGTGGGATAG
- a CDS encoding phosphoribosylglycinamide formyltransferase-1, with amino-acid sequence MTAKATHKTPTAVLISGRGSNMAALIEAAQSAEYPARIALVISNVPEAQGILRAQQAGVATKIIDHRGFNKDREAFERAVDAELRGHGVELLCLAGFLRRLTPWFVTRWAGRIINIHPALLPLYKGLHTHERALADGAKLHGASVHFVTEELDEGPVIAQSAVPVLAGDTPETLAARVLEVEGPLYAAALAFVASGDARLEDGKLRFGTVTAAQV; translated from the coding sequence GTGACGGCGAAGGCAACCCATAAGACCCCGACCGCCGTCCTGATCTCCGGGCGCGGCAGCAACATGGCCGCCCTCATCGAAGCCGCGCAGAGCGCCGAATACCCGGCGAGGATCGCGCTCGTCATCTCCAATGTGCCGGAGGCCCAAGGGATCCTGCGCGCCCAGCAGGCGGGTGTCGCGACCAAAATCATCGACCATCGCGGCTTCAACAAGGACCGCGAAGCCTTCGAGCGGGCAGTCGACGCCGAGTTGCGTGGGCACGGGGTCGAGCTCCTCTGCCTCGCCGGCTTCTTGCGGCGCCTGACGCCCTGGTTCGTGACGCGCTGGGCGGGACGCATCATCAATATCCACCCGGCCCTGCTGCCGCTCTACAAGGGCTTGCACACTCATGAGCGCGCCCTTGCCGATGGCGCCAAGCTGCATGGCGCGAGCGTGCACTTCGTCACCGAGGAACTCGACGAGGGACCGGTGATCGCCCAATCGGCGGTTCCGGTCCTGGCGGGGGATACGCCCGAGACGCTGGCGGCGCGCGTGCTCGAGGTCGAAGGGCCCCTCTACGCCGCAGCCCTGGCCTTCGTCGCCTCGGGCGACGCACGGCTCGAGGACGGCAAGCTGCGCTTCGGCACCGTGACGGCAGCACAGGTCTGA
- a CDS encoding host factor-I protein, which translates to MDQPQQRRGAAQAVRTTELEFGVNKMAGERPQNLQDAFLNHVRKHKIPLTVFLVNGVKLQGIVSWFDNFCVLLRRDAHSQLVYKHAISTIMPSAPVQLYDPVEEGLDKG; encoded by the coding sequence ATGGATCAGCCACAACAGCGACGCGGCGCAGCGCAAGCCGTGCGAACCACAGAACTGGAATTTGGGGTGAACAAGATGGCCGGAGAACGACCGCAAAACCTGCAGGACGCATTCCTCAACCATGTCCGCAAGCACAAGATACCCTTGACGGTGTTTCTCGTGAACGGCGTCAAATTGCAGGGTATCGTCAGCTGGTTCGATAATTTCTGTGTCTTGTTGCGGCGCGACGCGCATTCGCAGCTCGTCTATAAGCATGCGATCTCCACCATCATGCCCTCGGCGCCGGTGCAGCTCTATGACCCGGTGGAAGAGGGCCTGGACAAGGGCTAA
- a CDS encoding sarcosine oxidase subunit beta, which yields MADVVVIGSGISGAASAYEMAKEGLDVVLIDRFGPAAMASGWTLAGVRQSGRHPAELPLAKAAVEVWASLAEELDGETHYRRGGNLRLARTPQEVPVIEKLVREQRAVGLDLTLLPTNADVRALAPALSERVLLASYCPSDGSADPASTVLSFVRAAERHGAQTRFGEKALRIETAKGRVGAVVTDKGRIATQKVVVAAGIFGNELLKPLGHDVPLQVPMVTVLRSAPIDAVLEQVIGVANADCAGRQEYNGRFRVTSGLQDWHGQIQEQAAGGAVRPSVRPTGASLAEVVQLFGEVVPAFAAAQIEQFWAGLIDLTPDALPVIDNTLEPEGLVVAMGFSGHGFCLGPITGRIVNDLVHGRSTGLPIEPFGIRRFSTLRNIQEPATLHG from the coding sequence ATGGCGGATGTCGTCGTTATCGGTTCCGGGATCAGCGGTGCCGCCAGCGCCTATGAGATGGCGAAGGAGGGCCTGGACGTCGTGCTGATCGACCGGTTCGGGCCTGCCGCCATGGCGTCGGGCTGGACGCTCGCAGGCGTGCGTCAGTCCGGCCGGCATCCTGCCGAATTGCCTTTGGCGAAAGCCGCGGTCGAGGTCTGGGCGAGCTTAGCCGAGGAGCTCGACGGGGAGACCCATTATCGCCGCGGCGGCAATCTGCGTCTCGCCCGCACGCCGCAAGAGGTGCCGGTGATCGAGAAGCTGGTCCGCGAGCAGCGAGCGGTCGGGCTCGACCTGACGCTGCTCCCCACCAATGCGGATGTGCGCGCCCTGGCGCCGGCTCTGTCGGAGCGCGTGCTTCTCGCCTCCTACTGTCCAAGCGACGGCAGCGCCGATCCGGCTTCGACGGTGCTGTCCTTCGTGCGGGCCGCCGAGCGGCATGGCGCGCAGACGCGGTTTGGCGAAAAAGCCCTGCGGATCGAGACCGCGAAGGGGCGTGTCGGCGCCGTCGTCACCGACAAGGGCAGGATCGCGACCCAGAAGGTGGTGGTCGCTGCCGGCATCTTCGGCAACGAGCTGTTGAAGCCGCTCGGCCATGACGTGCCGCTTCAGGTTCCGATGGTCACGGTGCTGCGCTCAGCGCCGATCGATGCCGTGCTGGAGCAGGTGATCGGTGTCGCCAACGCCGATTGCGCCGGTCGCCAGGAATATAATGGGCGCTTCCGGGTGACGAGCGGTCTGCAGGATTGGCACGGGCAGATTCAGGAGCAAGCCGCGGGCGGAGCTGTGCGGCCGAGCGTGCGGCCGACCGGCGCCAGCCTGGCCGAGGTGGTGCAATTGTTCGGCGAGGTGGTGCCCGCCTTCGCCGCAGCCCAGATCGAGCAGTTCTGGGCAGGGCTCATCGACCTCACGCCCGATGCCCTCCCCGTGATCGACAATACGCTGGAGCCCGAGGGGCTCGTGGTGGCGATGGGCTTTTCCGGCCATGGCTTCTGTCTCGGCCCCATCACCGGGCGGATCGTGAACGACCTGGTGCACGGGCGCAGCACCGGCCTCCCGATCGAGCCCTTCGGCATCCGCCGCTTTTCGACCCTGCGCAACATCCAGGAGCCGGCGACGCTGCACGGCTGA